In Parasegetibacter sp. NRK P23, a single genomic region encodes these proteins:
- a CDS encoding glutamate--tRNA ligase family protein encodes MQQRALTRFAPTPSGFLHLGNIFSFAITNAIAHQSGAELLLRIDDLDRERMRPEYVNDIFETLHFLGIQWKRGPNDAADFEQHFSQLHRTTLYQEKLDQLHNKGLLFACNCSRTQLLADNKEGVYSGRCRHKQIPLNTPGVNLRIYTDDRTIKVNSCDGTQVNTTLHPSMKDFVVRKKDDMAAYQLASLADDIHFGVDLIVRGTDLWPSTLAQLYLADVLEEQTFQDTAFFHHALIPNSNGEKLSKSAGDTSIRFWREKGYAGQAVLSMLARHSGLEKEPASWEALCEAITHCSWFPR; translated from the coding sequence ATGCAGCAACGCGCACTTACCCGTTTCGCTCCCACGCCCAGCGGATTCCTGCACCTCGGGAACATCTTCTCCTTCGCCATCACCAACGCCATCGCTCACCAATCGGGCGCGGAGCTACTCCTCCGCATCGATGACCTGGATCGTGAAAGAATGCGCCCGGAATATGTAAATGATATTTTCGAAACCCTTCATTTCCTGGGTATCCAATGGAAAAGAGGGCCAAATGACGCCGCGGATTTTGAACAGCATTTCTCCCAATTGCACCGCACAACGCTTTACCAGGAAAAGCTGGATCAACTCCACAACAAAGGTTTGCTCTTCGCCTGCAATTGCTCACGTACACAACTACTCGCGGACAACAAAGAAGGTGTCTACTCCGGTAGATGCCGCCATAAACAAATTCCGCTGAACACACCCGGCGTTAACCTCCGCATATACACCGACGACAGAACTATAAAGGTGAACAGTTGCGATGGAACACAAGTGAATACTACCCTGCATCCGTCCATGAAAGATTTTGTGGTGCGCAAAAAAGATGACATGGCCGCGTATCAACTTGCTTCTCTCGCAGATGATATTCACTTTGGCGTGGACCTCATCGTAAGGGGAACCGACTTATGGCCCTCCACACTTGCGCAGCTGTACCTTGCTGATGTGCTGGAAGAACAAACTTTCCAGGATACAGCTTTCTTCCATCATGCCCTTATCCCCAACAGCAATGGAGAAAAACTCTCTAAATCGGCGGGAGATACTTCCATTCGTTTCTGGCGCGAAAAAGGATATGCCGGGCAAGCGGTATTGTCCATGCTTGCCCGGCATTCAGGGTTGGAGAAGGAACCTGCTTCCTGGGAAGCGCTCTGCGAAGCGATTACCCATTGCAGTTGGTTCCCCCGCTGA
- a CDS encoding restriction endonuclease subunit S, with protein sequence MSSNEWRQLVLEDSLDALIDYRGKTPKKVEKGIPLVTAKIVKNGFIEAPNEFIAEEDYNEWMTRGLPKIGDVVLTVEAPLGEVAQIKDENIALAQRIITLRGKTGVLDSGYLKYFLQSSVGQRRLKERETGTTVTGIKQSELRKLIIDCPEYSIQKKISFILLSLDDKIENNLATNQTLEEIARTLFKEWFVNFNYPGSDWNLKQSEFGDIPVSWEVGTLGDVLEIKYGKDHKHLEEGIIPVFGSGGIMRYVNKPLYEKESILIPRKGTLSNLFYVNTPFWSVDTMFYTRINLPKSGKYLFHLLQTLNLASMNVGTAVPSLTTEILNNIVIPIPPNEVLNSFETFTTSLFVKIQDNLKENKILSAIRDSLLPQLMSGKIKL encoded by the coding sequence ATGAGTTCTAACGAGTGGCGGCAATTAGTCTTGGAAGATAGCTTAGACGCATTAATTGATTACAGGGGCAAGACACCTAAAAAAGTGGAAAAGGGCATCCCATTAGTTACAGCCAAAATTGTAAAAAATGGATTTATTGAAGCACCTAACGAATTTATTGCCGAAGAAGACTACAATGAATGGATGACTCGTGGGTTGCCAAAAATCGGTGATGTTGTTTTAACAGTGGAAGCACCTTTAGGTGAAGTTGCCCAAATTAAAGATGAAAATATTGCTTTAGCTCAAAGAATAATAACTCTAAGGGGTAAAACAGGTGTCCTCGATAGTGGATATTTAAAATACTTTCTTCAGTCTTCTGTTGGACAAAGAAGATTAAAAGAACGAGAAACAGGAACAACAGTTACAGGGATAAAGCAATCGGAATTACGTAAACTCATAATTGACTGCCCTGAATATTCAATACAAAAAAAGATTTCATTCATTTTATTATCCCTTGACGACAAAATCGAAAACAACCTTGCCACCAACCAAACGCTTGAAGAAATAGCCCGAACGCTTTTTAAGGAATGGTTCGTAAATTTTAACTATCCTGGTTCAGACTGGAACTTAAAACAAAGCGAGTTTGGGGATATTCCAGTAAGTTGGGAAGTGGGGACATTGGGGGATGTTTTAGAAATCAAATATGGTAAAGACCATAAGCATCTTGAGGAAGGGATAATTCCAGTTTTTGGCTCAGGGGGTATTATGCGGTATGTTAACAAGCCTCTTTATGAAAAAGAATCTATTTTAATTCCCAGGAAAGGCACTCTAAGTAATTTATTTTACGTCAATACTCCATTTTGGTCAGTTGATACGATGTTTTATACAAGGATCAATTTACCGAAAAGTGGAAAATATCTGTTTCATCTACTACAAACTTTAAACCTCGCATCAATGAATGTAGGGACGGCTGTCCCTAGCTTGACGACAGAGATTCTAAATAATATTGTAATCCCTATTCCCCCAAATGAAGTATTAAATTCTTTTGAAACTTTCACAACCTCGTTATTTGTTAAGATTCAAGATAATTTAAAAGAAAACAAAATCCTTTCTGCCATTAGAGACAGCTTATTACCTCAATTAATGAGCGGTAAAATCAAACTATAG
- a CDS encoding class I SAM-dependent DNA methyltransferase — protein MSDIREIEKTLWAAADKLRSNMDAAEYKHVVLGLIFLKYISDAFAELHQKLQEGQGEYEGANPEDPDEYLAENVFYVPEKARWTFLRDNAKQPEIGILIDQAMDSIEKINDSLKGVLPKNYADPDLDKQRLGELIDLISKIGFGGGHEGKDILGQVYEYFLGMFADAEGKNGGQFYTPQSIVKILVEMLEPYKGRIYDGCCGSGGMFVQSEKFIESHQGKIGDLSIYGQESNPTTVKLAKMNLAIRGIDANIQFGDTFTNDLHPDLKADFIIANPPFNISDWNGQKLRDDVRWQYGVPPVGNANYAWLQHFIHKLSPTGTAGIVLANGSMNSNTGSEGEIRKNMIEARLVDCMVTLPANLFYNTTIAASLWFLAKNKTNGKFRNRENEILFIDARKMGKMINRRNRVLEQTDIDLISSTYHKWRNLNGGYADIVGFCKSATLEEVRQNNFVLMPGRYVGTEDEQTDDMPFDEKMRSLTAKLAEQFDKDNALENIIRENLKGIGYEF, from the coding sequence ATGAGTGACATAAGAGAAATTGAAAAGACCCTATGGGCCGCGGCTGACAAGTTGCGCAGCAATATGGATGCGGCAGAATACAAACACGTTGTTTTGGGACTTATTTTCCTGAAATACATTTCGGACGCTTTTGCTGAACTACACCAGAAATTACAAGAAGGACAGGGGGAATATGAAGGTGCAAACCCCGAAGACCCAGACGAGTATTTGGCTGAAAATGTGTTTTATGTTCCTGAAAAAGCACGTTGGACTTTTTTGAGAGACAATGCCAAACAGCCTGAAATAGGTATTCTGATTGACCAGGCCATGGACAGCATTGAAAAAATCAACGACAGCTTAAAAGGCGTATTGCCTAAAAACTATGCCGATCCCGACCTTGACAAACAACGTTTGGGCGAACTCATTGATCTGATCAGTAAAATCGGGTTTGGCGGTGGACACGAAGGCAAAGACATTCTTGGACAAGTGTATGAATACTTCTTAGGAATGTTTGCCGACGCCGAAGGCAAAAACGGTGGACAATTCTACACACCGCAAAGCATTGTGAAAATATTGGTGGAGATGCTTGAGCCCTACAAAGGCAGAATTTATGACGGCTGTTGTGGTAGCGGTGGCATGTTTGTGCAGAGCGAAAAATTCATTGAAAGCCACCAGGGCAAAATTGGCGACCTGAGTATTTACGGACAAGAAAGCAACCCAACTACCGTAAAATTGGCAAAGATGAACCTTGCCATTCGTGGCATTGACGCCAACATACAATTTGGCGATACTTTTACCAACGACTTACACCCCGACCTGAAAGCCGATTTTATTATTGCCAATCCACCGTTTAACATCAGCGATTGGAATGGCCAGAAACTGCGTGATGATGTGCGGTGGCAATATGGCGTTCCGCCAGTGGGCAACGCGAACTATGCCTGGTTGCAACACTTCATTCACAAACTAAGCCCAACAGGCACGGCAGGTATTGTATTGGCAAACGGCAGCATGAACAGCAATACAGGCAGCGAAGGCGAAATCAGAAAAAATATGATTGAAGCGCGATTGGTGGACTGCATGGTTACGCTTCCGGCCAACTTGTTCTACAATACCACTATTGCAGCTTCATTGTGGTTTTTGGCAAAGAACAAAACCAATGGAAAATTTCGTAACCGTGAAAATGAAATCCTGTTTATTGATGCCCGCAAAATGGGCAAAATGATCAACAGGCGAAACCGTGTGTTAGAACAGACAGATATTGACCTGATCAGCAGCACCTATCATAAATGGAGAAACCTAAATGGCGGGTATGCGGATATAGTAGGCTTTTGCAAATCTGCCACTTTAGAAGAAGTACGCCAAAACAACTTTGTGCTGATGCCCGGCAGATATGTAGGCACCGAAGACGAGCAAACAGACGATATGCCTTTTGATGAAAAAATGCGAAGCCTTACTGCCAAACTTGCTGAGCAATTTGACAAAGACAATGCATTAGAAAATATCATTCGTGAAAACCTAAAAGGAATTGGATATGAGTTCTAA